The Quercus robur chromosome 3, dhQueRobu3.1, whole genome shotgun sequence DNA segment TTGGTTaaatctatcatttttttttttttacagaaaatTCTTAAGTACTCCTGAAATATGGAGAAATTATACTTTCtcttctcacattcatggtggaccttattatgaatttaatgaaTAGACTCCTCCATTAATGTAAGAGGAGGGATCACTATTTTCCGTGCTCCAAGACTATTTAAAAATTACTCTCTCTCTACTCCCCCTACCTCCTCCCTCAATCTAAACGTGGACCAATTGGTTTTTAATGTAGGCGAATATCAAATTTAATGAATAGACCCCTCCATGAATGTAAGAGGAGGGATCACTATTTTCTATGCTCTAGGAGTATCAAAAAATTACTCCTTTACCTCAATCCAAATAGTGACCAATTGATTTTTAGTGTAAGCAGATATTAAATTCAAGTTATTTTATTCCACAATAAGAGACCTTATTAATTGAATTTACTTaatttgcacttttttttttttggaatttaattaTTCTGGATCTATGAATTATGGGTGGATTTTTCATTCCCTTTGCGTAACAGATGATCCATTGATGAATTGATGTATGGATTGGTAGCGGAGTACGACACTCAATTATTGACTGATGGggaattctcttttcttttgggtttttttttttttttgggggggggggggggaatttaATTATTGCTAATATATGGACTATGGGTAGATTTCCCAGGCCCTTGCATAACGTTTAAGATTCGTCCGTGAGATAATTTTGCGACTGTTATGACACACCTATGACATTATTTGagttttcaattaaaaaaaaaaaaaaaacatcttttgagatttttttttttggaaaattcaataaataaaaatggggGATTCcagatttgaactctaaatattctttttgaaaatatcaaTAAGTGTCAACCAATTAAGCTATaagaattttaacaaaattatttgagATTAAAGCAAAaaagttagttagttagttataacattgaaagaaaataaaataaattatataagaaaaaaaaatataaaactaattaTATTTCATTAGGTGTAGTGTAATAagattttcaattaaatttaaacacataaTTGTATTACATCTAATTGTCCTTAAaaagataaatttgaaaatgtttcaTTAATCAATACAAGcaagtatttgaatttaatcaaggaaCCTATAAGATACTAAGATTTCTAttgcaataaaaatgatgttatctttttaaatactaataattaaattcaactatgtGTTTTCTAGTCAATACAAAAACCCAGTTGAATTTAGTTGGAGAACCAATGGTATACAACACAAgaaattgtacctaagttttaacCTTTATTATTACTAGCATATAACCCACACAAACCCTtgaatgcatttaaaattaaacacaatttttattataaaaatataaataattagtcaaattattattttttttaaaaagcatgtAACATATGCATACATAtggataaatttaaaattaaacataatttttatcttaaaaatataaataattagtcaaattattatttttaaaaaaagtaaacgtaattagtcacatattaaaattcttacctaaatttaatactacttataattatttttttttctaatttttaataagatagaacgtgtgtgatctttgttgtgtggtgatttttattgagtatatgtgattggttttttttttttttaaataaaatttttatagttcattaatattagattgtTAGTATTTTACaatcattaactcacttggcacaaacattaaaaaacttaagtggacaCATAGcacaaacttaagtggataattatggtgtggtTCTCagataaatttagacacatgatgcaaaattgtattctaattttaaattttaattgaaatttctttgagtttttcctattaatatatattagtttGTAACCTCATGTGTATGTAtaaatacacttaaagatatacaataagatgcataatataattcttatatatattgtagggacacaaaatcttcagcgGCCCATCAACGTTGTTGGGCTCGCGCAAggaaaatccctcacaatgatatttgtagagagtgggcttaaaaaaggccagcgttgggtcgCGGGGCGGCATCTCGGGCCGGACTACAGGCATACCGACATGAGGAAGAGCttcgggctggatattcaggcccttcaatcttgtatctaggaggatttggctcctcggatatgatccgAGGCGTGAGGGCGCTGTTCCCGGTCACCCATCGATGGGAttttaggtgatgtccggcGTGTCTTATCCAGACCCtcactttcatcaagtctttctccagaagccaGATGGGAGTCTTctctttggtcacataacattctcttttatactagcctacgttagttgtccttcgtccacgcgtagggtcgatctttccgggacagatatctgtcccatcagtctagtccCAAATtagctggagatgatccataaagcctaagatcccggctctgttaggggcagtgtcatgtcaaggaagggtattaaggactatttccatgagatattttctgacctCTCAAGCTCGCCTGTATCCCATTTTCGTCAGtggggttctgggctttccgaggacgaAGTGGTCCTCGGACGTGTCTTTGAGCCATATCGAGCTCACtacttttgggcttgggccttggcctcctttagtttgggggcctgtggactccctataagtgagcgagccgggcccatagactcttgggccccacatatataatttaaatactattgataacTATTTTTATATTCTGTTAACTCTttcaaaagtcttgtaagaatattattaggtataaaatgtaaattgttcatatttaattatttttattacttcttattttttgttattgtgaagtacttttttttatacgattcatttattctagactctttagtttttgtactcgataactcacttttttttttttttttttttttttttttaagaatgtaCTCagtaactcacttggatgaatatttatgatgtgattccacatttgattttaaaattagaaaataaaactctcttaaaataaataatttaggacatatGGTGTAAAATTggactctaatttgaaattctaattgaactttttttgagttttgcctattaatatatataaattggaaaaatatacaaattttcaCATGGTTTTCTTGTAAtacatgaaaattttaagtttttagtaTAACACAACCCTTTTGGAACTGTCTAGTTATTTTTCTAAAGGTAGAGATAGACAAGAAGATATCCAAACCTATTGATCCttgaggtgattgcctcaattTTTTACAGCCTCTCCATAAGGACCACAACTCGGTTGTGGCTACTTATCTCTCCTATTATTGCATATACAGAAGCCACAACTCGGTTGCATATTTTGTTCTTTCAATGTCTTTTATGTAGGCCAATTCTCCAGCTCACAATTTGGCTGCGTGGGCCTTCTATAATCTATATTATATTTAGGCTGGAACCATCCCTATTTCTTATCTTTTACCCTTCCTCtcttttgtttcaataaaaattcagttttcggaatttaaaaaaatgggaTTTAGTCTAGCTCTAGCCTCCTAGGCCCAGCATTTGAGGCGGCTAGCACGATTAAGCAATTTGACTTAGAATTCAACAAAACATGATTTTCCGTGTGGGTGACGATTGATGCAGAACCATAAAATGTCAGAAAGTGACCACTTGATACAGCATTACAGAAGGTCTAAACTCTAAAGTATCACTGTATCAATAAGTCCAAGGAGCCCAGTACACAATAACATAATTGTTTATGAagtcataataataataataataatggtggGTGTctttaaaataattgttaataaattataataaaaaatttttggtattacttttataagaaatataaaaagttgttaataaaattaattattttataattttttttataaggtaacatattataattataGTAGGAGATTTATGTGAAAGTGATGTTATATCAATCACAATTTATCATATCAATAAGtcgaatctttttttttttttttttttttttttttttttttttttataatgaaaatgCTAGTATACGATTATGATGGATGATCATATCATAACATGGTGAACCCTCGTGCATACAATAACCTTGCATGGTAGATGAGAATCATTACGATAAAAAAAATCGATTTTTGGGTAAAGTTTTAACTTTTgggttaaatatatttttgttcattaagAGATGTGTGTACTcacaaaaaacataattgtTACTTATGTGTTCACCCCTTAGACAAGATTGTAATCCATAAGAACCAATAGAAAATTGTTGTGTTTTTATCAttacttgaattttttaaaattttattttatccatcaaaatttatatattaattttgtgACATGCCAAATCACTGTTATTATCATTCTATTTTATAGATAAATATTGGAGGACAGGAAAGATGAAGTTTGAATCATAGACATGTGGCGACATAAATGATATCATTACTATTgtcattttgaaaaatgaaaattaccaCTTGTTGTCATTGTTGTTTATCCTTGACTGGAAACTTAGCCATCATGAGCATAAATTCTATAACATCATTGATTATTTAAAagtttggaaaaataaatataatatttttgtctcACAAAGTTTTAAACTTTATTGTTGCCTCTCGAGCGATGCGTCGCTATATGAATTTGGATCCACGTTGTTGCAAGACAGGGCCCTTGCCACTTCATGTACACCACATTAATAGCAGCTGTTTTGTCAACATTAATTTGTAGATCTCGCCTAGATTAAATATAtggaggaataaaaaaaaaaaaaattacggcATGCCATTTTAAAAAACCTATTTAATTGTTGGTACATGATACAAAATCCTAATAGCATAGTGACATAGTCTAGAATTaagtatgaatatttttttgggttaactTATGGGGAAAATTAACATGGTTCTCCCCCACATTCTATAATgtgattgattttattttttcaaaaacatatcaTCCATAACTAAGCTAATTATTTTAGAGAAGAAACTATGTATGATGTGCTTGGTATTCCATGTGTGACCTCTAAAAACCCTTATCCATTAATAATGTTAAATAGTAGTACTTATTTCAATATGTTTGTGTATTGATACGGCCACTTACTCTATCATATTAGCATTAATTGCCCTCATCAACTGCCATCCCTTTTTACTAAATAAGCCATCATTGTACATTATTGGGCAAAGTAATTTAGAAGCATGTACCCTCAATTGGCCTTAAGGAATGGTACATTAGTAGGACCtctccaaattaatttttagggaATTGGTTACCAACCCCCAATCATAAACCCTATAATTGCCCATTTTCACatgaataaaattacattttttcccccttcaaCCACTGCTACACTATTATTTTTCTAGAATCTCTTCACTTACTTTAACCTTCGAAGTGTCTCCGATCAATCCCACTTGTTGTTGGTTTGAAGCTAGAAATAGGTTGTTTCACCTAATGAATTTCTCTACTCATCTCACCACCTGCTTTAGTCAAAGTTCTTGGCATGgttcatttttttagaaattctCCCTTACAAATtttcatatcatttttattatatttaaattatgagGATAAACAATTTCTAAGGTAATTTCACTATGCATTTctgaaaaattaaacatttatttataattataagaaTGGTTCTATCTTGCCACACACGCCATCAACATTTAAACAAATATGAATTAACACTATTTATTACCTTAAGTATTGCGCAAGTTCTCAACTCAATTGGTATCTATTAAAAATAGTAATGATACTATAGACTTTTAAGATAGAGCTATAATTGATTTGTAATTTGAGAATGAACATAGACGTTTCTTTCAATTCCTTTTTTATTCCTCAACATGACCAATTAGTGTTATTCTTTACATTGTCTTATCATTATTTCATTCCCAAAACTCTCTTTACCCTCCACCGAACAATTGACTTGTCTTCATTATTCTACACGCAGCACAAAATTTTTGACTTATTCGGTTCACAACATTGTAAGTTTCTTTCAAACACACACAACTTATTAGTGGGAAtcaaacaagaaaagaagaagtcaTTTTgggaatattattattattacatcaTTTACTATATTGCTAAAAATACACATCCACACACAAATAAGGAATaagttaataaatatatatagcaaACACAAGCTGCACAAACTTTCATTTCCTTTACGTTTTTTGGGCTAAAGTGAcacgtttttatttttattttttttatggtaggTGAGTTGTTTGgaataatattaatttagaaGAGAAGAGAACTCCCCTGAGTGTTGACAAATATTCTCAGTTACCAACCATTGAAAAAAAAGCAGCATTTAGGTAAAGCCCACTTCACGCAAGCTCGGTTTCATTATTATTCACATACTTACAAATTTGATAACataattgtttttattgatgTGACTGGTTTATAGCACAAAAATTGgattaattattgttaaaataatgttaattcaataagaatttatataaaaattatatatgttgtgaatatttttatgtCTTAATGAatagaatactattttattgaCTAGAAATACCTGTACAAAATACAATAATACCAGCAAACACCTAAACACAACATAGTATTCAAACTACTTCTCAACTAAGTCATTACTCATTGGAGGACccatacaaaattacaaaccaatGCATAAGAGTAACATCACAAACCCACCAATatactttactttcttttcatacCTTCCTAGACTGAGTTCTCTCCAAACAAACTCTTCAAACtcccattttatatttttattgaacatagattttgataaatccaccaataaattgcattttctatacttacaaaattttaagaaaataaaaaattaataaccatATCATTagttaaatgtttaaattttaagtttttgaaatcttaaattatatatataaaaaaattaatttttggatcAAATAGTAATTATGTGATACCCTAATTTGATTGACTATGTGTGTTATGTGGGTGTGTAATGAGTTTTACATCGGGCATACTGGGTAGATTTGGGTTTTAGTCTCAATTATAACTAGTCTTTTTTAAGTATAGGCAAGTGTAACTAAGTCGTTATAGTAATTAACATCTGATTTGAACCTAATTTTacatagattttattttaataagaaaattataattttattaagatGAAGACAAAAACATTATATTATGACTCAATGCTAACTTAATTAGAATAAaactagatatatatatatatatatatatatatgtttctgTATTCACATATTCTAGATTTCCTAAGATACTctaccaataattttttttaaatcctaacCACTATTTTATGATTTAAGGGTCTAGATTTTGCCATGTTAGCATTCCATTAtcaatactcttaaaataataaaataatattgcaaacaaaacaattaagattattgttagtggaatgttgcaaggttgtcaaaatcgggatatTATGTAGGATCGTTAAAGGTATGTGAGATCGTAAATCGGAGGATCGGATTGTGAATCGTAAAATCCTacatattttcagatttaaagcaaaaaaacacattgataatgactttgtatgttgaataatcatgtaaattataaattcacccataaaaaaactaagatttgcatcatataatgtaatttgcatgtcataTATCACTAAGTCTAtattaacaaaacaaatatatttaagttttgacctaatgtatctaaaaagttcaataaatgtttaattaacaaccaaataccaaaatatttatcaaacaTATGAAAACTATTTTCCAAGTTCTAAGTTTCaagtttgaaatccaaaataagttagcaaatggaaactagttaactacaatatgaaatccaaaagcaagatgaatattaaggtgaagtgaacatttaattaattttattttaaggttcttataaccaccgttctaaattcctaatcatcatcatccatttcatcatctatgtagacattatatatttgtatattagAGCTGCAAAAGATATCAAGATACAATTTCACACTCAACTATTTAAGTTATACCAATCAGCTACAATTAAAGAGCAtgctcaaaaaaattaattaatcaatataaaaatacaagcataactgataaaattatatataaaaaaatattttagtaatattagaacacaaattattattttgatcaaacaaatttaacaacattataACTTAAAAGGCAATAGAGCcaacatcaaattcttcatttagaaatgataaaacattcctttattttgattacaagtgagctagaaactaaaaaacatttgcttagcttaacataattttataaaaataaaataaaaagtcataccatcacaatatgaaaaaaataaaaacccttaaattttcatcaaaacaaaaaattttatcccataaaaaaaaaaaaccaaaaatttatatttttggtaggATCAGTAGGATCTCATATGATTTTATGATCTTATACGATTTTACGtacgatcctaccatttttacGATCCTAGTGCGATCCTAAATGTTTTGGTGCAGTGGAATCATAAAATCATGCGATCCTATGATCTAGATTGCGATTTTGACAATCAtggaatgctgacatggcaAAATCTAtatcattaaataattaaaaaatggttAAGATTTAAAGAAATCAATTTGATAAAATACTCTAAAAAATCTATAAGATCTGAATCCgttataaagataaaaaaaaatccaattcaaTGATTAAAATTTCAAGATACATGTCCACGATAAATTCTCAAggtgtgaatatttttaatcaaattttatccctcctaaaatttcattttcctttttaaagttttttctctaatatatatattttttggttgtaaaataaaaaaccttgtAATCAGTAAAAATGACATCCACAAGTTGGCCGACCTCCTCATAATAGATGGTCTAGCTAGGCAAAGCTTTTTTGCCCagacaaaaaattttggacaggtTATACAAACATAGAATCATCATAGataatgaaaaattgaaaaaagagatACATTATAGTTGTACaagacacaaacacacacacattacgTCAAAAAACTGTGTAACATCAATAACatcagcagcaacaacaacgtTAGGTCAGGTAGTAGTTGCTAGCTAGCTATCTACTAGCAGTATATAGAAAGAGTACAACATTTTGAACGAAGCAGGTCCACGAAACTCAGtgccaacacacacacacacgtttGCTTAACCATTTCTGCGCCCACGTGGCATATTCATTTCACACCCTGTGGGTCCCACCTCCCACTATTGGCAAATGCCTAttgctaaatagtaaaaagggCAATTCTAAGCCTTTTTAATTGCCCTTTTCACGCTGccaacaccaacaacaacaataaataaaataaaataaagaaagattgcCATTGCTCATTACTGCATCATCAGGTACCTCTCTCTACACCAatgtagagagaaaaaaacaacaacaatttctATGCATTTTTTCATACGGAGAAAATCTAGCACTGTAACATTTTATGCCACAATTCACTCTAATCCGGTAAGTTATGAGTTGTCGAGAAAAAGTGATTAACAGATACGATAGATAGACTGTGAGtagttgagaaaaaataaagataaatgaTGACGTAAAAATAATGATTCTAgaacttatttttttcataactgTTGAGTTTACAAATTGCTGTGGCGCAAAAATAATGGATATAGAATTTgttctttttatatttacttgtttttatctatatttatttttgatattatccttttgatttatttaccaataatgaCATGCCAAGTGCCAACTGAGTGaaagtttttttataaaacttaaaagacaaaatacaacatttggttttttcttttgagaacccaaataataaaaggaagagaattTCACAAGCGGTAGCTTAAAGCtttaaactctctctctttctcccacTTCAATTTACTATCTTCCTCTAGAATTGTTTATATCTTTGTGTTGAAGATAATGGTGGTGGTTGCAGATtgatctgagagagagagagacatgggGGCGTGTGTTTCCGCGCCTGAAGGGTGTGTTGGTGGGAGATTGAAGAATAGGAAGAACCGGAAAAGGAGGAGAGTAGGAGGACTCAAACAAAAGGTCCCTTCTCGTTTATCTGAGGGATCACTGGACAGGGTTGATAGGTCTGCACCATCTGATAGATCCTATGCCAACCCCACTTTCCAAGGTTtcatctttcttcctctctttatgtttttgttttttctttctttctctagaaTGGTCTTTGGTATAAGTTGTGGGATAACATGAAGAGCAGGTggtgtttttaattattattatattgataaatttaagatttttatttttgggtttgtgttttttgtgtggatTTGTTGGTGGGTTATGTTGTTGgacattttcttttgttggttttgttttatGGTTTGGGTTATAGAAGGTGTGTTTTGGATTGCTAAGAGTACAGCTTTTGGAAATTATGTGAGTCTGCTAATCTGTTATAGCATGAATGCACACTTGTTttaagtgagagagaaaaaaaaagtggcattTCTTTACAAAAGTGACTCAATTATTGAGTTTTGTGATGATAGGATGCTGGGGTAAAGTACACGTAAATTATTAGTTGGTTTTCTTCTGTTTTGAGCTTTTATGCAAAGAAAGATATTTCTTTATGTGGGGTTTTGATCTATATATTACAAGAATAATCTTGGTTACCTCAAGTTATCTGCAATTTTCTTTACATGCAACTTTGTTGGTAAGCTCAGAAAGTTGAGGATAAGTTTGAGTTGCTTTTTGTTAACATTGGTAGTTGAATAGAATGTGGTTGATTAAGAGGGGGAtagattatattttttgaattgatcaGTGATCCAGATggaaattttatgaatttgatTGTTCTTGACAGCTGGAGGAGATAAATCACTTTGTCCTTGATTCTTAGTTTACTGGGAGATTAGCATACTGATTTTTAGCAATTGTACCCTGATAACTAATTGACCTCAATAGGGGACTTTGAGAGTCCATTTCTAGGTGAATTGATGTACCAATCATaggaaattttcttttgcaGATATAATAATTGTGAAAGCCCTCCATGTATAACCATATTGCATTTGGTTTGAGTTGTCTCAGTGCTAGTTAATGTGCCAAGAACTGAAAATGGTATTTTGCAAGGGTTATGAACAAGACAGCCTTGCAATTTGATATTGTTGTGAGAGATGGCTTCTGTAACTGGATTTTTAGGTCTGAAGTTCAATGTGCTTGGATCAAAAAGCAATATGGTTTGCCTGTCTAAGAGACTGTGCATTGAAGTTTTTGAAATGCTAACAGTAGTTCTGGTCAAGTGGCAAATGAACTTTCGATATTGGGCATGTCTATAGGATAACCATAGGAGTGACTGTCCTATTAACTGAATATCACAGAGCTTCCTAATTATGGAAAGAAAGCTGTCATTGGAGGTTTGCTAAGTAAACGGCTAagaatataaatttgtttttcactGACAATGTAACATGAGGTGTATAATCTAGAAAGGTGGACCTTCTCATGGATTTAAGGCTTGCAGTGATTACGTTATCAAAGATGAAGACCTGGAACATTAGGGGAACTTGCGAGAAATATGCAGTGTATAAAGCTTATTGACTTCTCCAATAAATCTGCTTTATCAGTCGCATTGAAGATATTGGAGCATAATCTTGCTTGTTATTCTTCTACTTTCTTTGTTCTGAAACTTTTGCCATTTTTTGAACATATGATGAATTAGGAGCCAAAATTTCCCTGAAATACTAGTCTAGCTTTGGCTAACCATGTAATTAAGCATTGAATTCTCAAATTATGTGTCACTGTGATTTTCTTATATCATTCCCCTGATTCTGTTCAATATGATGACAGGATCAGGACAAGTTGAAGAGGCATGGTTTGATTCAGCTGCAATTCTGGAGTCTGACTGTGATGAAGATTACCAAAGTGTTGCAGATGGTATGATTTTGTAGATACTTAGACTCAAATACAAATGAGGATTATTTTCCTTCGCTTTCTGATAGAAGAGATATGTTTATATTTGACTTATGCATACCAATGATATCTGCAGATGTGTTATCTCTGAACGGCTTTGAAGGTGCATCCGTATCAAGTATTCCATCTCTGAGAGATGCCAATCATTGGGACCATAATCTCAATAACCATCATACTTATTCCACCAATCATATGCAGAAACCGGGGGATTTGTCAACAGGGAATTCTGCACTCGACTCTGTTAATGAGCTTTCTAGATGTGGACCTTCAAATGAAGCAAACCATCCTGTGTACCTTGATGAAGTCTCCTCGTCTGTGGATGGAAGTCCTGGCAAGGAGGCAGGAGTGTTAGATAACTGTGGGATTCTTCCAAGCAACTGCTTACCTTGTCTTGCATCCACTGTTTCTTCAGTTGAAAAGAGAAGATCATTAAGTTCTAGTCCGCCAAGTTCGAGAAAAAAGGCTTCCTTAAAGCTTTCCTTCAAATGGAAAGATGGAAATGTGAATGGCCCTCTATGTGAGTATTGAGATTGTCAAATTTTGACACATTAGTTTCTTATGGATACAAACATAAATGGACCTCATAGAAAATCCAGCTTTACatcatccctaaaaaaaaaaaaaagctttacaTTGGGAGAATATAAGTAGAATTTAAATAGAGTGCAGTTTATCAATTTTGGTTTAGCATTTTCGTTCTACTAGATTGATGTGTGGTCATTCCAAATCCTTCTTCCTCCAAATAATTCATATTGATATTGATGGTGGtaatttacacacacacacgcacacacacacactcacacgtGTATATTGTGGTGCTCAGTAGTAGTATAATTACATGGCATATACACAAGTAAATGCTTTCAGAGAGAAATATAAAACATGTGTAAGTTGAAtaagtttaattaattatttctttgtATGATTACAGTTTCCTCGAAGATGCTACTGGAAAGGCCAATAGCAGGTTCCCAAGTACCTTTTTGTCCAATAGATAAGAAAATGCTTGATTGTTGGTCACATATTGAGCCAAATACTTTCAAAGTTCGAGCTGTAAATTATTTTAGGTAAGACTGTGAGAACACAGTACTCAATTGTTTTATATATGCATAATTACATGGCATATACACAAGTAAATGTATACATATTAAAATAGTGATTGTACAAATGCAAGTATGCTCTTACACTTAAAGTTTACAAATCCCCATAATGAGACTTCATGTAAACGTAGTTGGATCTCTTATAAATAGAGTTGTTGCAATGCTAAACTATTTATTGTGGAAATCGGCCTTTTGTGTGACAGGGACAAGAAGAAGGAGTTTGCTTCTAATTATGCTGCATATTATCCCTTTGGTGTTGATGTATTCTTATCTCAGAGGAAAATAACTCATATAGCTCGTTTTGTGGAACTCCCCTCTGTTAATTCTTCTGGAAACCTCCCTCCTCTTCTCATTGTAAATGTCCAGGTATACCTTTTTTCTACTTTTGATTGTTCTCCATGTTGTATGAACATGCTGGTAAGTGTTTGTATGTGTCATTTGTCTTTTTAGTAGTTAGAGGGTGGAGATTAGCTTAAAAATTCTAAGTATCTTGACACCTGTTGTTATGTATGATATCCAATGCCTTTGCTGGCAGCCCAGCTTGTGTTTTCAAGAATAAAAGTTGTTTTATTTGGGAATTGTGgtcaaaa contains these protein-coding regions:
- the LOC126718654 gene encoding uncharacterized protein LOC126718654; amino-acid sequence: MGACVSAPEGCVGGRLKNRKNRKRRRVGGLKQKVPSRLSEGSLDRVDRSAPSDRSYANPTFQGSGQVEEAWFDSAAILESDCDEDYQSVADDVLSLNGFEGASVSSIPSLRDANHWDHNLNNHHTYSTNHMQKPGDLSTGNSALDSVNELSRCGPSNEANHPVYLDEVSSSVDGSPGKEAGVLDNCGILPSNCLPCLASTVSSVEKRRSLSSSPPSSRKKASLKLSFKWKDGNVNGPLFSSKMLLERPIAGSQVPFCPIDKKMLDCWSHIEPNTFKVRAVNYFRDKKKEFASNYAAYYPFGVDVFLSQRKITHIARFVELPSVNSSGNLPPLLIVNVQVPLYPTTIFQGETDGEGMSFVLYFKLNESYAKELPSNFQENIRRLMHDEVEKVKGFPVDSIVPFRERLKILGRVANVEDLHLSAPERKLMQAYNEKPVLSRPQHEFYSGDNYFEIDLDMHRFSYISRKGFEAFLDRLKICILDVGLTIQGNKAEELPEQILCCIRLNGIDYMNYRQLGNNQEPL